The following proteins come from a genomic window of Henningerozyma blattae CBS 6284 chromosome 4, complete genome:
- the EMA19 gene encoding Ema19p (similar to Saccharomyces cerevisiae YLR050C; ancestral locus Anc_8.60): MLTDFEQTIYWWYFLIHIPISIFIDTSIITEGRTLHPIFKKAINWHTVENNDYLVGERPKWLQFFVWTEMFYQLPLFFIAVLYGTTTIPETFLKLYGLLAGGSSLWCLIDIVFNGHYFLLNPKKHTPRRALPIMAKLKLALFYFPYFLLPTRLLFL; the protein is encoded by the coding sequence ATGCTTACTGATTTTGAACAGACTATATACTGGTggtattttctaattcatatCCCCATcagtatttttattgacaCAAGTATCATCACTGAAGGTCGCACATTACATCCAATCTTCAAGAAGGCCATTAACTGGCATACTGTGGAAAACAATGATTATTTAGTTGGTGAAAGACCCAAATGGCTTCAATTTTTTGTCTGGACCGAGATGTTTTACCAGCTTCCACTTTTCTTCATCGCTGTGCTGTACGGCACAACAACCATCCCTGAAACTTTTCTTAAACTATATGGATTATTAGCAGGAGGTTCATCGTTGTGGTGCTTGATAGATATAGTGTTCAATGGCCATTACTTCCTCCTAAACCCTAAAAAACACACCCCGCGTAGGGCGCTACCAATCATGGCAAAGTTGAAATTGGcccttttttatttcccgtattttcttttaccTACTAGACTTTTATTCctataa
- the CAF16 gene encoding putative ATP-binding cassette family ATPase CAF16 (similar to Saccharomyces cerevisiae CAF16 (YFL028C); ancestral locus Anc_8.42), with the protein MSKAVEIKNLTYKFPEHETPALKNIELSIPWNTRTLLIGCNGAGKSTLLRLISGKHLCLNGNILVNGLDPFSPTSMDVSGEEECQNTTYLGTEWCHMNIINRDIGILELLNSIGYQHFKERGDKLIDMLSVDLTWRMHRLSDGQKRRVQLIMGLLKPWRVLLLDEVTVDLDVIARSKLLDFLKWETETRKCSVIYATHIFDGLAEWPNYVIHINGGEIVQRLDYAKDVSFSSDDNKKTKKAVTTGNTPGSVSICKVDSLHPLALAWLRGDIGEATD; encoded by the coding sequence ATGTCAAAAGCtgttgaaattaaaaaccTAACTTATAAGTTTCCTGAACATGAAACTCCagcattaaaaaatattgaactTTCTATACCTTGGAATACAAGaacattattaattggTTGCAATGGTGCCGGTAAATCTACTTTGTTGAGATTAATCAGTGGTAAACATTTATGTTTGAACGGGAATATTTTGGTTAATGGACTTGATCCATTTTCACCTACAAGTATGGATGTGAGTGGCGAAGAAGAGTGCCAAAATACTACTTATTTGGGTACTGAATGGTGTCATATGAACATCATCAATAGAGATATTGGAATTCTTGAATTACTCAATAGTATTGGTTATCAACATTTCAAAGAGCGTGGTGATAAACTAATCGATATGCTAAGTGTAGATTTAACATGGAGAATGCATCGTTTAAGTGATGGTCAAAAGAGAAGAGTACAATTGATCATGGGGCTATTGAAACCATGGAGAGTATTGCTGCTAGATGAAGTTACTGTGGATCTCGATGTCATTGCAAGAAGCAAGTTGCTAGATTTCTTAAAATGGGAAACTGAGACACGTAAATGCTCCGTTATCTACGCGACACATATTTTTGATGGTCTTGCAGAATGGCCAAACTATGTTATACATATCAATGGCGGTGAAATCGTACAACGCTTGGATTATGCCAAGGATGTCAGTTTCAGTTCCGATGACAACAAGAAAACCAAGAAAGCTGTTACCACAGGTAACACCCCTGGTAGTGTGAGCATCTGCAAAGTCGACTCACTGCACCCACTAGCCCTAGCTTGGCTTCGTGGTGACATCGGAGAGGCTACGGACTAA
- the CTF19 gene encoding Ctf19p (similar to Saccharomyces cerevisiae CTF19 (YPL018W); ancestral locus Anc_8.63) — translation MSNDENDRILELEEQKRILLRKKQELLDRIEKYKNLNKDDNDDDEEDEDESWKGLIYNNSFPKPNDLSNENSKLFKIDGNSNIEDELLSKLDTLPILNKDLRLKYLQRAYPFVDIKILDTSINDSKLQFEISFKNKHTNNSVQFEMISEQNKITSFKVINSDNFSSCNLKNISSPNILLNLIELDRLEFKRHKFFQRLSNKISQKNQNINIEIIENNSCLKLNRLIFRNFPNENIKLDLYIYWNIQLDTTTNEINTDWFIKLNKNDQLLKNKIDLNVIWRKLIKEYGIEVGTEELIKICLFPT, via the coding sequence ATgtcaaatgatgaaaatgatcGGATATTGGAATTAGaagaacaaaaaagaattcTTTTGAGAAAAAAGCAAGAATTGCTGGATCGTATCgagaaatacaaaaatttgaataaagatgataatgatgatgatgaggaagatgaagatgaatctTGGAAGGGCTTAATATACAATAATTCTTTTCCTAAGCCTAATGatttatcaaatgaaaattccaaattgtttaaaattgatggtaattcaaatattgaagatgaattattgaGTAAACTTGATACTCTGCCTATCCTTAATAAGGATTTACGTTTGAAGTATTTGCAAAGAGCATATCCGTTTGTAgatataaagatattagatacatcaattaatgattccaaattacaatttgaaattagtttcaaaaataaacatacaaataattcagtCCAATTTGAAATGATATCtgaacaaaataaaatcactTCCTTTAAAGTAATTAATAGTGATAATTTCTCTTCttgtaatttaaaaaacatATCATCTcctaatattttattaaatttaattgaattggatcgattagaatttaaaagGCACAAGTTTTTCCAACGATTATCCAATAAGATTTCTCAaaagaatcaaaatattaatattgaaattatagaaaataattcatgtttaaaattgaatagGTTAATCTTCagaaattttccaaatgagaatattaaattagatttatatatctattGGAATATTCAATTGGATACTACGACTAATGAGATTAATACTGATTggtttattaaattgaataaaaatgatcaattgttgaaaaataaaattgatctTAACGTCATATGGAGAAAACTCATAAAAGAATACGGGATTGAAGTAGGAACTGaggaattaattaaaatttgtcTGTTCCCAACTTaa
- the FCF2 gene encoding Fcf2p (similar to Saccharomyces cerevisiae FCF2 (YLR051C); ancestral locus Anc_8.54), with amino-acid sequence MTEELDDLFSQLQKANDELKVSTTVNEEKTSNDFSSNDDLLELEDENLTKDGRNREEIFQEIENNLKELPKFQTTFDSIGDMRKDKKELIKKLLINPSEQKRQKREKSSEDWFIIPKLSDAKRKSIERDLLLIKHRAALDPKRHYKKQKWVAPDRISVGTIIEDKTEYFSSRLKNKERKNTMLETLMADGDRNKYFKKKYNEIQEKKTSGRKGHYKQVKSRRQGGR; translated from the coding sequence ATGACTGAAGAGTTAGATGATTTATTCTCACAATTACAAAAAgctaatgatgaattaaaagtCTCAACAACTgtaaatgaagaaaaaactAGTAATGATTTCAGTTCGAATGATGATTTgttagaattagaagatgaGAATCTTACTAAGGATGGGCGTAATAGAGAAGAAATCTTTCAAGAAATAGAGAACAACTTAAAAGAACTTCCAAAATTCCAAACAACTTTTGATTCGATAGGTGATATGagaaaagataaaaaagaattgattaaaaaattattaatcaatCCCTCGGAAcaaaaaagacaaaagaGAGAAAAATCTAGTGAGGATTGGTTCATTATACCCAAATTGAGCGATGCTAAAAGAAAGTCTATTGAAAGAGAtttacttttaataaaacatAGAGCAGCATTAGATCCAAAACGTCATTATAAGAAACAGAAGTGGGTTGCTCCAGATAGAATATCTGTTGGTACTATTATAGAAGATAAAACTGAATATTTCAGTAGTagattaaagaataaagaaagaaagaataCAATGTTAGAGACTCTAATGGCTGATGGTGATAgaaacaaatatttcaaaaagaaatataatgaaattcaAGAGAAGAAAACGAGCGGTAGAAAAGGTCATTATAAGCAGGTCAAATCTAGGAGACAAGGTGGGAGGTAG
- the GNA1 gene encoding glucosamine 6-phosphate N-acetyltransferase (similar to Saccharomyces cerevisiae GNA1 (YFL017C); ancestral locus Anc_8.58): MAPQIPQGYTVREMELSDIQHGLLDTLSALTTVGDVTAEKFQELLQHWKSLPSIYKPMVIVEDSTKKIAATGVLLIERKLIHDCAKLGHIEDIAVDKNYQGLKLGKAIIDILTELAWKENCYKIVLYCSDSNVKFYEKCGYKLDGANMSFRNPKNNV, from the coding sequence ATGGCACCACAAATCCCACAAGGTTATACCGTCCGTGAAATGGAATTAAGTGACATCCAGCATGGTTTACTGGATACTTTATCCGCTTTAACCACTGTCGGCGATGTCACCGCTGAAAAATTCCAAGAATTGTTACAACATTGGAAATCATTACCTTCAATTTATAAGCCAATGGTCATTGTCGAAGACTCTACTAAGAAAATTGCTGCTACAGGTGTGCTGCTcattgaaagaaaattgaTTCATGATTGTGCGAAATTAGGTCATATTGAAGACATTGCAGTGGACAAGAATTACCAAGGGTTAAAACTAGGTAAGGCTATCATCGACATCTTGACCGAGTTGGCTTGGAAGGAAAATTGTTACAAGATCGTCTTGTATTGTTCAGACTCTAATGTCAAATTCTATGAAAAATGTGGTTACAAACTAGACGGCGCTAACATGTCCTTCCGTAATCCAAAAAACAATGTATAG
- the MDJ1 gene encoding Mdj1p (similar to Saccharomyces cerevisiae MDJ1 (YFL016C); ancestral locus Anc_8.61) has product MFTLAYRSRVFTGARNIDSLKNIIRTTQINQRSLFHSNAILYNSFKDPYKVLGLNKDAKASEIKKAYYKLAKKYHPDINKDKGSDKKFHDITNAYEILSDEKKKMQYDQFGSAAFDNSQGGGSGGFSGGNPFAGGANPFANAGGNPFGFGGINFEDLFGAAFSKANGAAGRGGGRSSGRGNGSPFGGFYSEVRGDNVEVIHTLSFKDAVFGSRNVTLNVSSIEQCKTCTGSGMKPGSHRSECSSCHGTGTTVHVRAGFQMASTCMSCGGTGENIAREDVCRNCDGEGTEPRPVQRTVQVELPPGLVDGDVIRVAGQGGYPNIAIAPEQRDQVKVTRGDLLVRIRVKQDKVFSIRNGNELWQTREIPVTTAVLGGNVVIPTLDGNQLRLRVRSGTRDGETVSVPGQGVPRGRGGLSRGDMKVQWRVPVRTPKTAVERCLWEALADVTNDSGASRSPDHVRLDTDSSAGNTKSSNSEPSDAKPKSSTSNNSDSALNRLEQFLNRTLKRFQKK; this is encoded by the coding sequence ATGTTTACATTAGCTTATCGATCAAGAGTCTTTACTGGTGCTCGGAATATTgattctttgaaaaatattattcgaACCACACAAATCAATCAAAGATCATTATTCCATTCCAATGCTATCCTATACAATAGTTTCAAGGATCCTTACAAAGTTTTAGGATTGAATAAAGATGCAAAAGCAAGTGAGATTAAAAAAGCTTATTACAAGTTAGCCAAGAAATATCATCCAGATATCAATAAGGATAAGGGAAGTGACAAGAAATTCCATGATATTACAAACGCCTATGAAATCTTAAGTGatgagaagaaaaaaatgcaaTACGATCAATTTGGATCTGCTGCCTTTGATAATAGTCAAGGAGGAGGCAGTGGTGGATTCTCCGGAGGCAATCCATTTGCAGGAGGCGCCAATCCATTTGCTAACGCAGGTGGGAATCCGTTTGGATTTGGTGGTATAAACTTCGAAGATTTGTTCGGAGCTGCATTTTCTAAAGCCAATGGAGCTGCAGGTCGTGGTGGTGGCAGAAGTAGTGGGCGTGGCAATGGATCACCTTTTGGTGGGTTCTATAGTGAAGTCCGTGGTGATAATGTAGAAGTCATACATACTTTAAGCTTCAAGGATGCTGTATTTGGTTCTCGTAATGTTACTTTGAATGTCAGCAGTATTGAACAATGTAAGACTTGTACCGGTAGTGGTATGAAACCTGGCTCACACAGATCCGAATGTAGTTCATGTCATGGGACAGGGACTACTGTACACGTCCGTGCCGGTTTCCAAATGGCATCTACTTGTATGAGTTGTGGTGGTACTGGTGAAAATATCGCTCGTGAAGATGTATGTAGGAATTGTGATGGGGAAGGTACTGAACCTCGCCCAGTACAACGTACAGTGCAAGTTGAATTACCACCAGGATTGGTAGACGGTGATGTGATCCGTGTTGCTGGTCAAGGTGGATACCCAAATATTGCCATTGCACCAGAACAAAGAGATCAAGTAAAGGTTACTCGTGGTGATTTATTGGTAAGAATCCGTGTGAAACAAGATAAAGTATTTTCCATCCGCAACGGTAATGAACTATGGCAAACGCGTGAGATTCCTGTGACCACTGCTGTGCTGGGTGGTAACGTTGTTATACCCACACTTGATGGTAACCAACTAAGACTGCGAGTACGTTCAGGAACTCGTGATGGAGAAACCGTAAGTGTACCAGGACAAGGTGTTCCACGTGGTCGTGGAGGCTTATCACGTGGCGACATGAAGGTCCAATGGAGAGTACCTGTACGTACACCAAAGACTGCTGTGGAACGATGCTTATGGGAGGCATTAGCTGACGTGACCAACGATTCTGGGGCATCGAGGTCTCCAGATCACGTGAGACTGGACACAGACAGCTCCGCGGGAAATACCAAAAGCAGTAATTCAGAGCCTTCGGATGCTAAACCAAAATCTTCTACATCAAATAACTCCGACTCGGCTCTAAACCGTTTGGAACAATTCTTGAATCGTACACTTAAACGATTCCAGAAAAAATag
- the LPD1 gene encoding dihydrolipoyl dehydrogenase (similar to Saccharomyces cerevisiae LPD1 (YFL018C) and YPL017C; ancestral locus Anc_8.56), with amino-acid sequence MFRSTTSKYSSNLIQIQKQFLSTKTHDVVVIGGGPGGYVAAIKAAQLGYNTACVEKRGRLGGTCLNVGCIPSKSLLNNSHLYQEIKESAAKRGIDIKGDVSVNVQNFQKAKDDSVKQLTSGIEMLFKKNKVTYYKGTASFKDQNTIKVVPIESAAEKEELELKTEKVIIATGSEVTPFPGIEIDEERIVSSTGALSLKEIPKRLAIIGGGIIGLEMGSVYSRLGSKVTILEFAPAIGASMDGEIAKTTQKFLKKQGFDFKLGQKVVSAKRNNDVVDIEYEDVKTGKKESLQSDVLLVAIGRRPYMQGLNAEAIGLEVDKRGRVVIDDQFNTKYPNIKCIGDVTFGPMLAHKAEEEGIAAAEFFKNGHGHVNYNNIPSVMYSHPEVAWVGKTEEQLKAENIEYKIGKFPFIANSRAKTNMDSEGFVKILIDAKTERILGAHIIGPNAGEMIAEAGLALEYGASAEDVARVCHAHPTLSEAFKEANLAAFSKPINF; translated from the coding sequence ATGTTTAGATCAACAACttctaaatattcttccaatctaattcaaatccaaaaacaatttttatcCACAAAGACACATGATGTCGTCGTCATAGGGGGTGGTCCAGGTGGTTACGTCGCCGCCATTAAAGCCGCTCAACTAGGTTACAACACTGCCTGTGTCGAAAAGAGAGGTAGATTAGGTGGTACTTGTTTAAATGTCGGTTGTATCCCATCCAAATctcttttgaataattctCATCTTTatcaagaaattaaagaaagcGCCGCAAAGAGAGGTATTGATATCAAGGGTGATGTCTCTGTAAATGTCCAAAACTTTCAAAAGGCTAAAGATGATTCAGTTAAACAATTAACTTCTGGTATCGAAATgttatttaagaaaaataaagtcACTTATTACAAAGGTACTGCCTCATTTAAAGATCAAAATACTATTAAAGTGGTTCCAATAGAATCTGCGGCTGAAAAGgaagaattggaattaAAGACTGAGAAGGTAATTATCGCTACTGGTTCCGAAGTTACTCCATTCCCAGGTATCGAAATCGATGAAGAAAGAATCGTTTCTTCTACAGGTGCTTTATCCTTAAAGGAAATCCCAAAGAGATTAGCCATCATTGGTGGTGGTATTATTGGTTTAGAAATGGGTTCTGTTTATAGTAGATTAGGTTCTAAAGTCACAATTTTGGAATTTGCACCAGCTATTGGTGCTTCTATGGATGGTGAAATTGCAAAGACCACtcaaaaattcttaaaGAAACAAGGTTTTGATTTCAAACTAGGCCAAAAAGTTGTTTCTGCCAAAAGAAATAACGATGTCGTGGATATCGAATATGAAGATGTCAAGACTGGTAAGAAAGAATCTTTACAATCAGATGTTCTATTAGTAGCTATTGGTAGAAGACCATACATGCAAGGCTTAAATGCTGAAGCTATAGGCTTAGAAGTTGACAAACGTGGCCGTGTTGTTATTGATGATCAATTCAATACAAAATAcccaaatattaaatgtaTCGGTGATGTCACTTTCGGTCCTATGTTAGCTCACAAGGCCGAAGAAGAAGGTATTGCTGCTGCTGAATTCTTTAAGAATGGCCATGGTCATGTTAATTACAATAACATTCCATCTGTCATGTACTCGCATCCAGAAGTTGCTTGGGTTGGTAAGACTGAAGAACAATTAAAAgctgaaaatattgaatacaAGATTGGTAAATTCCCATTCATTGCTAACTCAAGAGCAAAGACTAATATGGATTCTGAAGGGTTTGTTAAGATCTTAATTGACGCCAAGACTGAAAGAATCTTGGGTGCTCATATCATCGGTCCAAACGCCGGTGAAATGATTGCTGAAGCTGGGCTAGCTCTAGAATATGGTGCTTCTGCTGAAGATGTTGCCAGAGTTTGCCATGCTCACCCAACCTTATCTGAAGCATTCAAAGAAGCTAACTTAGCTGCTTTCTCAAAGCCAATTAATTTCTAA
- the STE2 gene encoding alpha-factor pheromone receptor STE2 (similar to Saccharomyces cerevisiae STE2 (YFL026W); ancestral locus Anc_8.45) produces the protein MQETSEAISPLYYDKNYDPRYSLLSFTSIYGDGTQITFDDLQYFINNLTTSGILFGVRFGSSFMTLLIMWMVYQKKNTPIFIINQVALLLIILHDILEFAYLFSNLSSAAFSLTGFSQFITRNNIHIYGAINIFQVLLVATIEVSLVYQIKVIFAGTTSKKHGIQGLLVGTSFLGLATTAMYFVTAITGMVSMYKDVNTANAKYFNVAAILLTSSINLTTIILVIKLVLAIKSRRYLGLKQFSSFHILLIMLSQTLIIPSILLILSYSLTANRGTDKLFSVGTLLAVLSLPLSSLWATSANTQSKPEYDTSSYTLPTSSGESYLTFENNGLYSPSNNGKGKKQGTIDNIISKVSFKSHKKVLPNMKQTKSQSESATSNESSFLSETTVHDLEKQSKLNATYSITKEVSDDFEVYTPTTAAENEARTFWTENSSIKSQFQNLKKQDTIQESCEDLDSAIIETLAQNLDDGMIKTKKVEYKHFQ, from the coding sequence atgcaAGAAACTTCAGAAGCAATCTCTCCTCTATATTATGATAAAAACTACGATCCAAGATACAGTTTGCTTTCCTTTACCTCCATCTATGGAGATGGGACACAGATAACGTTTGATGACcttcaatattttattaataactTAACAACTTCAGGTATACTATTTGGTGTTCGTTTTGGTTCTTCATTCATGACGCTATTAATCATGTGGATGGtttaccaaaaaaaaaatacccCAATATTTATCATAAATCAAGTTGCTTTATTgttaattatattacacgatattcttgaatttgcatatttattttcaaatctaaGTTCTGCAGCTTTTTCTTTAACAGGATTTAGTCAGTTTATTACgagaaataatattcatatttatggtgctatcaatattttccaagTACTACTTGTTGCAACTATTGAAGTTTCATTAGTATATCAAATTAAAGTTATATTTGCAGGTACAACTTCTAAAAAACACGGAATCCAGGGTTTGCTTGTTGGCACAAGCTTCTTAGGATTAGCAACTACCGCAATGTATTTTGTTACTGCCATAACAGGTATGGTTTCCATGTATAAAGATGTAAATACTGCAAAtgcaaaatatttcaatgtTGCAGCCATTCTATTAACTTCTTCCATTAATCTaacaacaattattttGGTTATTAAATTAGTTTTAGCAATTAAATCAAGAAGATATCTAGGCTTGAAACAATTTAGTTCATTccatattttattaattatgcTATCTCAAACCTTAATTATTCCTTCtattcttctaattttatCATATAGCTTAACTGCTAATAGAGGTAcagataaattatttagtGTGGGCACATTATTAGCAGTATTATCTCTACCATTGTCTTCTTTGTGGGCTACTTCAGCAAATACTCAAAGTAAACCCGAATATGATACATCAAGCTATACTTTACCCACCAGCAGTGGAGAATCTTATTTgacttttgaaaataatggaCTATATTCTCCTTCAAATAATGGGAAGGGTAAAAAGCAAGGCACAATCGATAATATCATTTCTAAAGTTTCATTTAAAAGCCATAAAAAGGTTTTACCAAATATGAAACAAACTAAGTCACAGTCTGAAAGTGCAACTTCAAACGAATCCTCTTTTCTTTCAGAAACCACAGTACATGATTTAGAAAAGCAAAGTAAGCTTAATGCTACATATAGTATCACAAAAGAAGTAAGTGATGACTTTGAAGTATATACACCCACAACAGCGGCAGAAAATGAAGCTCGAACATTTTGGACAGAGAACTCTTCCATAAAGAGTCAATTTCAGAACCTAAAGAAACAAGATACCATCCAGGAATCTTGCGAAGATTTAGATAGTGCTATAATTGAAACTTTAGCTCAAAATTTAGATGATGGGATGATAAAAACCAAAAAGGTGGAATATAAGCATTTTcaataa
- the ERG3 gene encoding C-5 sterol desaturase (similar to Saccharomyces cerevisiae ERG3 (YLR056W); ancestral locus Anc_8.41) — MDLVLEVCDSYFLDNWYTRFFPVSMATTIDPKWVSKLQLSTGTSNVSCLVTGLNNQIKNVPWTSRINPEIYGYTPYLMEMSEASFGSIFPRFNVIRQFISMLAIVTVFGWILYFVTASLSYMFVFDKNIFNHPRYLKNQMILEIRLAMSAIPVMSMLTVPWFILELHGHSNLHIDFGPHGKWSILQELVTFIMFTDCGIYLLHRWLHWPLVYKHLHKPHHKWLVCTPFASHAFHPVDGYFQSLPYHIYPMLMPLNKVLYLFLFSFVNFWTVMIHDGNHMSNNPYVNGTACHTVHHLYFNYNYGQFTTLWDRLGGSYRKPEDELFNPQEQNMATWTEQVKEIDAMKVEVEGNDDDRVYDYEVSSKKLR, encoded by the coding sequence ATGGATTTAGTATTAGAGGTTTGTGATTCGTATTTCTTAGATAATTGGTATACTAGGTTTTTTCCCGTATCGATGGCAACCACCATCGATCCAAAATGGGTTTCTAAGTTGCAGTTGTCTACAGGGACTAGTAACGTATCATGTCTAGTGACAGGGTTAAAcaatcaaattaaaaatgttcCTTGGACCAGTAGGATAAACCCAGAAATATACGGGTATACTCCATATTTGATGGAAATGTCTGAAGCTTCCTTTGGTTCCATCTTCCCACGTTTTAATGTCATTAGACAATTTATATCAATGTTGGCTATTGTTACAGTGTTTGGCTGGATTTTATATTTCGTAACAGCTTCCTTAAGTTATatgtttgtttttgataagaatattttcaatcaTCCAagatatttgaaaaatcaaatgatCTTGGAAATTAGATTGGCCATGTCTGCCATTCCTGTGATGTCAATGTTAACAGTTCCATGGtttattttagaattaCATGGCCATTCAAATTTACATATTGATTTTGGTCCACATGGTAAATGGAGCATCTTACAAGAATTGGTTACATTTATCATGTTTACTGATTGTGGtatttatttgttacaCAGATGGTTACATTGGCCATTAGTGTATAAGCATTTACACAAACCACATCATAAATGGCTTGTTTGTACACCATTTGCATCACATGCGTTCCATCCTGTAGATGGTTATTTCCAATCATTACCTTACCATATTTACCCAATGCTAATGCCATTAAACAAAGTCTTATATCTATtcttattttcatttgtcAATTTCTGGACTGTCATGATTCATGATGGTAATCACATGTCCAACAACCCATATGTTAACGGTACTGCTTGTCACACTGTTCATCATctatatttcaattataattatgGTCAATTCACTACTCTATGGGATAGATTAGGTGGTTCTTATAGAAAACCAGAAGACGAATTGTTCAATCCACAGGAACAAAATATGGCTACTTGGACTGAACAAGTAAAGGAAATAGATGCTATGAAAGTGGAAGTGGAAggtaatgatgatgatagaGTCTATGATTATGAAGTGTCTTCCAAGAAATTGAGATAA
- the IES3 gene encoding Ies3p (similar to Saccharomyces cerevisiae IES3 (YLR052W); ancestral locus Anc_8.53) — MGTYFKRHILAVDDLTKINYEVIKNTPGSFQSIESPESDPILESEINLTKSKLFKNNLYSQNDAVLQSIANKLQLGDIVNNEEANEYHQIEKKIPIEKQISWLKQINQNLIKQYNSLLKEEKKWFILKELLLDANTEWDLYKSIDTAPNSKIRNDNMDNQKYTSISNTDNTATDKTSQSIPTKKDSKRLYYKLGLPELTSQQNTLVFNREQNIFFKKQKISEHGLKSIVSTSTPSSDSSPFVTASPLDSRTSDSQISDNKSED, encoded by the coding sequence ATGGGTACGTATTTTAAAAGACATATATTAGCTGTTGATGATTTAaccaaaatcaattatGAAGTTATCAAGAATACACCTGGTAGTTTTCAATCCATTGAATCCCCTGAGAGTGACCCAATATTAGAGTctgaaataaatttaactAAATCAAAACTCTTCAAGAATAATCTATATTCGCAAAATGATGCAGTATTACAATCTATTGCAAATAAGTTACAATTAGGAGATATAGtgaataatgaagaagcaAATGAATATcatcaaattgaaaaaaagattcccattgaaaaacaaatttcTTGGttgaaacaaattaatCAGAATTTGATCAAACAATATAATTCGTTActgaaagaagaaaaaaagtgGTTTATACTAAAGGAATTATTACTAGACGCAAATACAGAATGGGatttatataaatcaaTAGATACTGCACCAAACTCCAAAATACGAAACGATAATATGGATAATCAGAAATATACTTCTATATCTAATACAGATAATACAGCAACCGATAAAACTAGTCAATCTATACCGACAAAAAAGGATTCTAAAAGattatattacaaattaGGATTACCTGAACTCACAAGTCAACAAAATACCTTAGTATTTAATAGagaacaaaatatattctttaaaaagcaaaaaataTCAGAACATGGCTTGAAAAGTATAGTATCGACTAGTACACCTTCATCTGATTCTTCTCCATTTGTAACTGCCTCTCCTTTAGATTCTAGAACTTCAGATAGTCAAATATCTGATAATAAGTCAGAGGATTAA